AGTTCAAGCGCGAGCAGGGCATCGACCTGTCCAAGGATCCGATGGCGCTGCAGCGCCTCTACGAGGCGGCGGAAAAGGCCAAGATCGAGCTGTCGACCACGCAGTCGACGAACATCAACCTGCCGTTCATCACCGCCGACGCCGACGGCCCCAAGCACCTCGACACCACGCTCTCCCGCGCGAAGCTGGGCGAGCTCACCCACGACCTGATCGAGCGCACCGTCAGCCCCACCAAGCAGGCGCTGTCGGATGCCGGCCTGTCCGCGTCGCAGATCGACCAGGTGATCCTGGTCGGCGGCATGACGCGCATGCCGGCGGTGCAGGAGAAGGTCAAGGAGCTGATCGGCAAGGAGCCCCACCGCGGGGTCAACCCGGACGAGGTCGTCGCCATCGGCGCCGCCATCCAGGCCGGCGTGCTGAAGGGCGAGGTCAAGGACGTGCTCCTGCTCGACGTCTCGCCCCTGTCGCTCGGGATCGAGACCAAGGGCGGCGTGATGACCAAGCTGATCGAGCGCAACACCACCATCCCCACGCGCAAGGCCGAGATCTTCTCGACCGCCGAGGATGGGCAGCCTTCCGTGGAGATCCACGTGCTGCAGGGCGAGCGTGAGATGGCCGCCTACAACAAGACGCTGGGCAAGTTCCAGCTGGTCGGCATCCCGCCGGCACCCCGCGGGGTGCCCCAGATCGAGGTCGCATTCGACATCGACGCGAACGGCATCATGCACGTGTCGGCCAAGGACATGGGAACCGGCAACGAGCAGAAGATCCAGATCCAGGGCGGCTCCGGCCTCTCCGACGATGAGGTTCAGCAGATGGTGCGCGACGCCGAGTCGCACGCCGATGAGGATCGCCGCATGAAGGACCTCGCTGAGGCCCGCAACGAGGCCGAGGGCTACGCCTTCTCGGTCGAGAAGTCGCTCAAGGAGAACGAGGAGCGGCTCGACGAGGCGACGCGCAGCGACATCCGCGCCAAGATCGACGCGGTCAAGCAGTCGCTCGA
The sequence above is a segment of the Gaiellales bacterium genome. Coding sequences within it:
- the dnaK gene encoding molecular chaperone DnaK; amino-acid sequence: MSKVIGIDLGTTNSCMAVMEGGEPTVIPNAEGGRTTPSVVAFTKDGQRLVGTPAKRQAVTNPQNTVFSIKRFMGRKAGEVSEEQTIVPYEVTSGPNGDARVKAGDKTFPPQEISAMILQKLKADAEAYLGEPVGEAVITVPAYFNDAQRNATKDAGKIAGLDVLRIINEPTAASLAYGLDKEHDQTILVFDLGGGTFDVSVLELGDGVFEVKATSGDNHLGGDNFDKAIVDWLAAEFKREQGIDLSKDPMALQRLYEAAEKAKIELSTTQSTNINLPFITADADGPKHLDTTLSRAKLGELTHDLIERTVSPTKQALSDAGLSASQIDQVILVGGMTRMPAVQEKVKELIGKEPHRGVNPDEVVAIGAAIQAGVLKGEVKDVLLLDVSPLSLGIETKGGVMTKLIERNTTIPTRKAEIFSTAEDGQPSVEIHVLQGEREMAAYNKTLGKFQLVGIPPAPRGVPQIEVAFDIDANGIMHVSAKDMGTGNEQKIQIQGGSGLSDDEVQQMVRDAESHADEDRRMKDLAEARNEAEGYAFSVEKSLKENEERLDEATRSDIRAKIDAVKQSLESDDATEIRSKLEALQEASYELGKLVYEQARAQAGDGAANGTAETAADGDEEIVDAEVVDEAGDRA